The Marinobacter bohaiensis genome segment TCTACGGCGGCGCTGGTTACACCCGGGAATACCCGGTGGAGCAGTGCTGGCGGGATAACCGGCTCAATCCGATCCACGAGGGCACCAACGGCATCCAGGCGCTGGATCTGCTGGGTCGCAAGGTCTGGCAGGATCGGAGCCACGGTCTGCAGTTGCTGATGCAGCGATTGCAGGTGGATCTGGAAGCCGCCACCACCCAGCGCTGCCAGCAGTGGGCGCTGTCGCTGAGCGAAACCCTGCAGCAGGCCGTCAAGGTCACCCAGACGCTGGGCGGCGCCTTGCAGAAAGAGAGTCCGGACCGGGTATTGGCGAACGCATCCTGCTACCTGCACCTGTTTGGCCACATCTGCGTGGCCTGGATGTGGCTGCGTCAGGCCAATGTGGCGGAACAACGGCTGGCTGAGGGTGGTCTGGGTGAGCAGGCGCATCACTTCCTGCAGGGTAAACTGCAGGCGGCCCAGTATTTCTTCCATTGGGAGCTGCCGACGGTCGCTCAGGATATCGTGCTGCTGAAGAACCTGGACGATACCTGCTACGAGATGAAGGCCGAGTGGTTCTGATTCCGGCAGCGGATCACGCCGGCCGGCTTCCCGGTTGGCGAAAAACGGGGTCCTGAACCAGACTGGAACATGTCCATCCGGACATGTTCCGTGTCCGGCTATACACGACCATGAGAATGTCTTAAGGCGGTGTCTCGCCGGTTCCTTAAGGGCATCGCAGTCATGGCACAACCCGACAGGATGCCCCATGACCCACGCCTATCAGCCCATCGATTGTTCCGCCCACGACATCCTGCTGGAAACCGCCACCTTTCGCCGGGTGGTGGAAATCATCTTCCGGGATGAAGCCGGTCAGATACAGACCTTTCACGACCGGATCCGTGATGTTTTCACCCGCGCCGGCGAGGAGTTCCTGCTGCTCGAACGCGGCCAGCTGATCCGGCTCGATCACCTGATCCTGGTGGATGGTAAACCGGTCACCCAGGGTGGTCAGGTGTCGGCCTGAACGGCGCGTCACCTGAGCCGGTTGCGGGTGTTCTCCACAGCGGAATAAGTTTCCTAACGTTCTGTCATAACTAAAAAAAGCGTAATTGTGCGTTTATTGTGTTTACGTGCCGCAGCCCTCTACACTGCACTCGCAGTCAAACGATCGTTTGGAATTCAAATCTTTGCTGAGGGAAAGCATATGAACAAGGTGATTGCAGGTACGTTCGCACTGGTTGTGGGTCTGACACTGGCCGGTTGCAGCGACAACGAGTCGCCTGCCGAAGAGATGCAGGAGTCAGTAGACCAGGCCGCCGAGAACACCGGTGACATGATGGAAGACGCCGGCGACAGCATGGAAGAAACCTACGAGGACGCCACCGGCCAGACCGACAGTGCCTGGGAAAACACCAAGGAAGGCGCCGAGGAAGCCGGCGAGGCGGTTGAAGACGCCGCTGAGGACACGGCTGACGCCGTCGAAGACGGTTACGACGACGCCAAGGAATCGGTGAACAACTGATCGTGAACCGCCGGTAAGTCCCGTTGGGGCACTGCCGGTTGCGGGATGGTTTCCACGATGCTCTGATGATAGCCATGTGCCGATTCAGGAGTGACATCATGGTAGCCATCCCGGCTTTTCCCTTCCCGACCAGGGCGCGCGTGCTTGCCTTTCTTGCCCTGGGTGCCGGTCTGCTGACCGGATGTTCGCTACAACCGCAACCTCCCCTGTCTCTGGACCAGGGCGCGAAGTCCGTAACGGATGCTGCCACCAGCTTCTCGACCGGTATCCGGCCCGCTCCGGGGCGCAGCCGGTTCTTGCGCCGGGTGGAGCAGGAAGTGATCCGTCAGATGCAGGCGCTGGGTTACACCGAGGCAGGTGAGTCCGCCGATCTGCGAGTCTCGGTACGCCTGGACCGGACCGACACTTTCCGCACGGATCTGATGGATACCGTGGATTCCGGTCGCCTGACCCTGGTCCTGTATCAGGACGATCGCATCCTCCGCACCGGGCGCTCGCCCATCCTCAACAGCAACGATCTCGACTTCATGCGCGACGACGAAGTGGTCGAGCGCGTCCGTCTGTTTCTCGACGGGATACAATCTGTTGCACCGCCATCTGCGAAAAGCAACTAAAGTACAGTTGGTGTCCGGCCAGCGCTGGACGACACTGGAAAAGCCCACGTAGCCTGGAAGGCTGCGACGTCAAATAACAACAATCCGGACCGCACTGGACGTGGTCTGATCGACGAACAGGTTTGAGGTTCCATGACATTGATGGGTCGTACGGCACTCCTTGCCGCGCTTGTTATCGCACTGGTCCCGGCGTTAGCCGGCTATTTTCTCGGGCTGGACATGATCGCCCTGATTACCGGCTTGATCCTGGGGCTGGCCATTGCCGCGCTGGTGCTGGTCGTGCGGGTGCTCTATCCGCTGGAGAAAGCCCTGGTCGACGCCGAAGCCGGTGGCGCGGTGCCCGAATCCAGCCCGCTGATGAAACTTTGCCCCTCGCTGGCGGCCGGTTCGCGCGCCGGCGGCGGTGTGGTCGATTCCCTGGCCGGCAGCGCCGATGCCAACGCCATCTCCGCCGCTGAAGTTTCCCACGCCGCCGATCAGCTCAAGTCGCGCCTCGATCGCCAGGTGGAGGAGACCGGGCAGATGGCGGATTACGCCGGCCAGATCACCGAAACCGTCAAGCAGTCCGCCGAGCAGGCGGGCCAGGCGGCGAGCATGGCGCGCCATGCCAGCGAGCTGAGCGTCAGCGGTCGCGATGCCCTGGCCAGCGCCATCGAGGACGTGCGACAGGTGCATCGGGAATCCGGCGAGACCCTGAGCCAGATCCGCGCGCTGAACGACAAGTCCGAGAAAATCCAGGGCGTGACCACGGTGATCCAGGGCATTGCCGAGCAGACCAACCTGCTGGCGCTCAATGCCGCCATCGAGGCGGCCCGGGCTGGTGAGCAGGGGCGGGGATTCGCGGTGGTGGCGGATGAAGTGCGACAGCTGGCGGGTCGTACCTCCCAGGCCACCGACGAGGTGGCGCAAACGCTGTCGGAGATCCGCACCGATACCGGGCGCATCGTCGAGCGCATCCAGGCTCTGGCGGACAGCATCGATACCGGTCTGGAATCCGTCGAGAACGTCGGTGAGCGGCTCAATGAGATTCGCGCCCAGGCCGATCAGGTGGAGCAGCAGGTGGCCGGCATCGCCGAGGGCGATCAGCACAACGAAGCCAGCCTGCAGCAGATGTTCCAGGCGATCGCCACCCTGCGTGACGAAATGGGTGAGAGTGACAGCAGCGTACAGGCCCTGGCCCAACAGGCCGGGACGCTGATGGAGATTGCCGAGAACGCCAATGCCGTGTTCGCCCTGAACAGCGAGGCCAGCTACCACCGCCCGTTTTACGAGCAGGCACGGCAGGGGGCGGATCGCATTGGCGAGTTGTTTGAGAAAGCCCTGAGCGACGGCTCGCTGACCGAGTCAGCCCTGTTCGACAGCCGGCGCGAGCCCATTCCCGATACCTCACCCCAGAAATTCCACAGTGGCTTTGATCGGTTCACCGACCGGCATCTGCACGCCATTCAGGAGCCGGTTAAAGACACCCATCCGGCCCTGGTGTTTGCCATCGCCACCGCGCCGGACGGCTACGTGC includes the following:
- a CDS encoding methyl-accepting chemotaxis protein, whose product is MTLMGRTALLAALVIALVPALAGYFLGLDMIALITGLILGLAIAALVLVVRVLYPLEKALVDAEAGGAVPESSPLMKLCPSLAAGSRAGGGVVDSLAGSADANAISAAEVSHAADQLKSRLDRQVEETGQMADYAGQITETVKQSAEQAGQAASMARHASELSVSGRDALASAIEDVRQVHRESGETLSQIRALNDKSEKIQGVTTVIQGIAEQTNLLALNAAIEAARAGEQGRGFAVVADEVRQLAGRTSQATDEVAQTLSEIRTDTGRIVERIQALADSIDTGLESVENVGERLNEIRAQADQVEQQVAGIAEGDQHNEASLQQMFQAIATLRDEMGESDSSVQALAQQAGTLMEIAENANAVFALNSEASYHRPFYEQARQGADRIGELFEKALSDGSLTESALFDSRREPIPDTSPQKFHSGFDRFTDRHLHAIQEPVKDTHPALVFAIATAPDGYVPTHNRDFAHEPTGDPKVDLVKSRSKRLFNDRTGARCGRHQEQMLLQTYRRDTGEIMHDLSVPIYVNGRHWGGFRLGYRPRSGDA
- a CDS encoding YtxH domain-containing protein, with amino-acid sequence MNKVIAGTFALVVGLTLAGCSDNESPAEEMQESVDQAAENTGDMMEDAGDSMEETYEDATGQTDSAWENTKEGAEEAGEAVEDAAEDTADAVEDGYDDAKESVNN
- a CDS encoding YajG family lipoprotein encodes the protein MVAIPAFPFPTRARVLAFLALGAGLLTGCSLQPQPPLSLDQGAKSVTDAATSFSTGIRPAPGRSRFLRRVEQEVIRQMQALGYTEAGESADLRVSVRLDRTDTFRTDLMDTVDSGRLTLVLYQDDRILRTGRSPILNSNDLDFMRDDEVVERVRLFLDGIQSVAPPSAKSN